Proteins encoded in a region of the Ziziphus jujuba cultivar Dongzao chromosome 3, ASM3175591v1 genome:
- the LOC107422782 gene encoding disease resistance protein RUN1-like isoform X2, whose product MASASSSSSSSSSREKYDVFLSFRGEDTRDGFTGYLYHALDLKHIVTFKDDENLESGHRISEIMEAIKESKICIIVFSKDFASSTWCLDEVVRILECKRNGSAVVPIFYGIEPSVVRKQQKGYAEAFAKHEQDGREMVQQWRDALKEVAGISGYESNKIRPEYRFIEKIVEDVLLKLSKYVSANDHFKRHLIGIEKPTKEIEGLLCIGSMNVRIIGLYGMGGIGKTTLARAIFQTFYCHFESYCFLNGVREEFERHGINHLREKLLFELFKDKTSLNMESTAIQDRCRRTKVLIVLDDLDAILQLNRLLPKGCTFGDGSRIIVTTRDAQVLKSRADELYEVKRLNDSDALTLFRLHAFGQNSDLPGYEALSKSAADYAHGNPLALEVLGLSLYSKSIKEWESALDKLKTDPDRTIQKVLKISYDGLDDEAIQGIFLDIACFFDGEVDREYVESMLHRNEQHSDGTAGISVLIDKSLIIECQNKLSMHALLRQMGKAIVCDKNKEPGKRSRLWNAKDVSYVLERSTGSSEVEGILLNLSELRKDVKVKPTAFSKMYHLRFLRMHCDDRFCNGEIFYEKVGWGPYNREVRQQIYLPYEGLEFPSDELRYLQWDLYPLKDFLSNFSPENLVELVMRDSQLVELHWDENQPVEKLKKMDLSYSEHLIQIPNLCGARNLESINLQGCISLVQIPLCFKNLDKLELLVLSDCENLKDGMENLPLNIRELKLCRTAIEVLPLRVRSLSGLLDLDMSGCTKLKDGIENLPSNLKELRLCGTAIQVVPSTIGCLMGLSHLDLYNCERLESLPESIWKLESLEWLDLSNCPNLIELEDCASSSLRYLKISGCTGLRSIIALPPSLNCLDANNCTSLVKISSWWTPTVQDYDPQVQHQNNKSEGEIYNFEQCLKLDEDTRIIIADSACRRILSAHDDISYLEMVYPGNVIPRWFHHQAYGESFIQLPPNWLNTDDSRFKFVFVAVFAFKISGPETKIRLRFNFTTSMDSSVNYEDVCTLQVNNSSDHVLIKYATIDLRHVFGVNWSSVCRMVTGASFHVFMEEEKKGNWMIKSWGLQDQPT is encoded by the exons AtggcttctgcttcttcttcttcttcttcttcttcttctcgagAAAAGTATGATGTATTTCTCAGTTTTAGGGGTGAGGACACCCGTGATGGTTTTACTGGTTATCTTTATCATGCTCTGGATCTAAAGCATATCGTGACCTTCAAAGATGATGAGAACCTTGAAAGTGGCCATAGAATTTCTGAAATCATGGAGGCCATTAAGGAATCTAAGATTTGCATAATAGTTTTCTCCAAAGACTTTGCATCTTCcacatggtgtttggatgaagtGGTTCGCATACTCGAATGCAAGAGAAATGGGAGTGCTGTTGTACCCATTTTTTATGGCATAGAACCATCTGTTGTACGAAAACAGCAGAAGGGTTATGCAGAAGCATTTGCTAAACATGAACAAGACGGAAGGGAGATGGTGCAGCAGTGGAGGGATGCTCTTAAAGAAGTGGCTGGTATCAGCGGTTATGAGTCAAACAAGATTAG GCCTGAGTACAggtttattgaaaaaattgttgaagatgTTTTATTGAAATTGTCTAAATACGTATCAGCAAATGATCATTTCAAGAGGCACTTGATTGGAATTGAAAAGCCTACCAAGGAAATTGAAGGATTGTTATGCATTGGCTCAATGAATGTTCGCATCATAGGCCTTTATGGCATGGGGGGCATTGGAAAAACCACCCTTGCACGTGCTATATTTCAAACCTTCTATTGTCATTTCGAAAGTTATTGCTTTCTTAACGGTGTTAGAGAAGAATTTGAAAGACATGGAATAAATCATTTGAGAGAGAAACTTCTTTTTGAGCTGTTCAAAGATAAAACTTCTCTAAACATGGAATCAACTGCTATTCAAGACAGATGCCGCCGTACAAAGGTCCTTATTGTTTTAGATGATTTGGATGCAATATTACAATTAAACAGATTATTACCTAAAGGGTGTACCTTCGGTGATGGAAGTAGAATTATTGTCACAACCAGAGATGCCCAAGTGCTCAAGTCAAGGGCAGATGAACTTTACGAGGTTAAGAGGTTAAATGACTCTGACGCCCTTACGCTTTTTCGCTTGCATGCTTTTGGTCAAAATTCTGATCTTCCAGGGTATGAAGCTTTATCAAAAAGTGCAGCAGATTATGCACATGGCAATCCATTAGCTCTTGAAGTCTTGGGTCTTTCCCTTTACTCCAAAAGCATAAAAGAATGGGAAAGTGCATTGGATAAGTTGAAAACAGATCCAGACAGGACCATTCAAAAAGTGTTGAAAATAAGTTATGATGGATTAGATGACGAAGCAATCCAGGGCATATTTCTCGACATTGCATGCTTCTTCGATGGTGAAGTTGACAGAGAATATGTGGAAAGCATGCTACACCGCAATGAGCAACATTCTGATGGAACAGCAGGAATAAGTGTTCTCATTGATAAATCCTTAATAATTGAATGCCAAAACAAATTGTCCATGCATGCTTTACTACGACAAATGGGTAAGGCTATTGTTTGTGATAAAAACAAAGAACCTGGAAAACGTAGTAGACTGTGGAATGCTAAAGATGTTAGCTATGTATTGGAAAGAAGTACG GGAAGCTCTGAAGTTGAAGGTATATTATTGAATCTGTCTGAACTTAGAAAGGATGTAAAAGTGAAGCCTACAGCATTCTCAAAGATGTACCATCTACGATTTCTTAGAATGCATTGTGACGACAGATTTTGCAATGGAGAAATATTCTACGAGAAAGTAGGATGGGGTCCATACAATAGAGAAGTGCGCCAACAAATATATCTTCCTTATGAAGGTTTAGAGTTTCCTTCTGATGAGCTGAGATATCTTCAGTGGGATTTATACCCTTTAAAAgattttctatcaaattttaGTCCAGAAAATCTTGTTGAACTTGTCATGCGTGATAGCCAACTTGTGGAGCTACATTGGGATGAAAATCag CCCGTTGagaagttgaagaagatggatcTTAGTTATTCTGAGCACCTTATTCAAATACCAAACTTGTGTGGGGCTAGAAATCTTGAAAGTATAAATCTTCAAGGGTGTATAAGTTTGGTTCAGATTCCTTTATGCTTTAAGAATCTGGACAAGCTTGAGCTACTAGTTTTGAGTGATTGTGAGAATCTGAAAGATGGCATGGAAAATCTTCCATTGAATATAAGGGAGTTGAAATTGTGTAGGACAGCAATAGAAGTATTGCCCTTACGAGTTAGGTCTCTTTCGGGTCTATTAGATTTGGATATGAGTGGATGCACTAAACTGAAAGATGGGATAGAAAATCTTCCATCGAATTTAAAGGAGTTAAGACTCTGCGGGACAGCAATACAAGTAGTGCCATCAACAATTGGGTGTCTCATGGGTCTCTCACATTTAGATTTGTATAATTGCGAAAGACTTGAAAGTCTACCGGAAAGCATTTGGAAGTTGGAATCACTGGAATGGCTGGATCTTTCTAATTGCCCAAATCTGATCGAGCTTGAGGACTGTGCAAGTTCATCTCTTCGATATTTGAAAATAAGTGGTTGTACGGGATTGAGATCAATAATTGCGCTTCCACCATCTTTAAATTGTTTGGATGCAAATAATTGCACATCGCTGGTGAAAATATCAAGTTGGTGGACCCCAACCGTACAAGATTATGACCCCCAAGTTcaacatcaaaataataaaagtgaaggggaaatttataattttgagcaATGTCTAAAATTGGATGAAGACACACGTATCATCATTGCTGATTCTGCATGCCGTAGAATTTTGTCTGCTCACGat GATATTTCATATCTGGAAATGGTGTACCCAGGAAATGTAATCCCACGGTGGTTCCATCATCAAGCTTATGGGGAATCATTTATCCAGCTTCCTCCAAATTGGCTTAATACTGATGATTCCCGCTTCAAATTTGTCTTTGTCGCTGTTTTTGCGTTTAAAATTTCTGGGCCAGAAACTAAAATCCGACTCAGATTCAATTTCACGACCAGCATGGACAGTAGTGTCAATTATGAAGATGTTTGCACGCTTCAAGTAAATAACAGCTCAGATCATGTCTTAATTAAGTATGCGACTATCGATTTGAGGCATGTATTTGGGGTAAACTGGTCCTCTGTTTGTAGAATGGTCACCGGGGCTTCTTTCCATGTGTTtatggaggaagaaaaaaaaggcaattgGATGATCAAAAGTTGGGGGCTCCAG GATCAGCCTACATAG
- the LOC107422782 gene encoding TMV resistance protein N-like isoform X1: MASASSSSSSSSSREKYDVFLSFRGEDTRDGFTGYLYHALDLKHIVTFKDDENLESGHRISEIMEAIKESKICIIVFSKDFASSTWCLDEVVRILECKRNGSAVVPIFYGIEPSVVRKQQKGYAEAFAKHEQDGREMVQQWRDALKEVAGISGYESNKIRPEYRFIEKIVEDVLLKLSKYVSANDHFKRHLIGIEKPTKEIEGLLCIGSMNVRIIGLYGMGGIGKTTLARAIFQTFYCHFESYCFLNGVREEFERHGINHLREKLLFELFKDKTSLNMESTAIQDRCRRTKVLIVLDDLDAILQLNRLLPKGCTFGDGSRIIVTTRDAQVLKSRADELYEVKRLNDSDALTLFRLHAFGQNSDLPGYEALSKSAADYAHGNPLALEVLGLSLYSKSIKEWESALDKLKTDPDRTIQKVLKISYDGLDDEAIQGIFLDIACFFDGEVDREYVESMLHRNEQHSDGTAGISVLIDKSLIIECQNKLSMHALLRQMGKAIVCDKNKEPGKRSRLWNAKDVSYVLERSTGSSEVEGILLNLSELRKDVKVKPTAFSKMYHLRFLRMHCDDRFCNGEIFYEKVGWGPYNREVRQQIYLPYEGLEFPSDELRYLQWDLYPLKDFLSNFSPENLVELVMRDSQLVELHWDENQPVEKLKKMDLSYSEHLIQIPNLCGARNLESINLQGCISLVQIPLCFKNLDKLELLVLSDCENLKDGMENLPLNIRELKLCRTAIEVLPLRVRSLSGLLDLDMSGCTKLKDGIENLPSNLKELRLCGTAIQVVPSTIGCLMGLSHLDLYNCERLESLPESIWKLESLEWLDLSNCPNLIELEDCASSSLRYLKISGCTGLRSIIALPPSLNCLDANNCTSLVKISSWWTPTVQDYDPQVQHQNNKSEGEIYNFEQCLKLDEDTRIIIADSACRRILSAHDDISYLEMVYPGNVIPRWFHHQAYGESFIQLPPNWLNTDDSRFKFVFVAVFAFKISGPETKIRLRFNFTTSMDSSVNYEDVCTLQVNNSSDHVLIKYATIDLRHVFGVNWSSVCRMVTGASFHVFMEEEKKGNWMIKSWGLQVINFTASRDLRLWDLSASLSSSSTRQKKYDVFLSFGGDDTLNNFIGHVYHALCRKHIRIFKHDENRESGHEISEIMDAINESKICMIVFSKDFASSTWCLDDVVRILDCRRDWEDIILPIFYGIEPSIVRKQDGSYAEAFNKHEQRFKDNMDKVQRWRDALKEVTNLSGYDSKDFGDEYKVIGQIVGDVLMKLFTRFLTYYSPLGLVGIEFRKKTIEQFLDVIGSLGVYTIGLYGTRGIGKTSLAMTVFQKLYHQFERRCYLCNVRGEFNLRERLIFELLDEKHNPSMEWPSIQERFQGTKVLIVGDDLDYVGCEFGHVMSMFKFGNGSRIIVTSSDVKVLNILTDQVYEVCEFK, encoded by the exons AtggcttctgcttcttcttcttcttcttcttcttcttctcgagAAAAGTATGATGTATTTCTCAGTTTTAGGGGTGAGGACACCCGTGATGGTTTTACTGGTTATCTTTATCATGCTCTGGATCTAAAGCATATCGTGACCTTCAAAGATGATGAGAACCTTGAAAGTGGCCATAGAATTTCTGAAATCATGGAGGCCATTAAGGAATCTAAGATTTGCATAATAGTTTTCTCCAAAGACTTTGCATCTTCcacatggtgtttggatgaagtGGTTCGCATACTCGAATGCAAGAGAAATGGGAGTGCTGTTGTACCCATTTTTTATGGCATAGAACCATCTGTTGTACGAAAACAGCAGAAGGGTTATGCAGAAGCATTTGCTAAACATGAACAAGACGGAAGGGAGATGGTGCAGCAGTGGAGGGATGCTCTTAAAGAAGTGGCTGGTATCAGCGGTTATGAGTCAAACAAGATTAG GCCTGAGTACAggtttattgaaaaaattgttgaagatgTTTTATTGAAATTGTCTAAATACGTATCAGCAAATGATCATTTCAAGAGGCACTTGATTGGAATTGAAAAGCCTACCAAGGAAATTGAAGGATTGTTATGCATTGGCTCAATGAATGTTCGCATCATAGGCCTTTATGGCATGGGGGGCATTGGAAAAACCACCCTTGCACGTGCTATATTTCAAACCTTCTATTGTCATTTCGAAAGTTATTGCTTTCTTAACGGTGTTAGAGAAGAATTTGAAAGACATGGAATAAATCATTTGAGAGAGAAACTTCTTTTTGAGCTGTTCAAAGATAAAACTTCTCTAAACATGGAATCAACTGCTATTCAAGACAGATGCCGCCGTACAAAGGTCCTTATTGTTTTAGATGATTTGGATGCAATATTACAATTAAACAGATTATTACCTAAAGGGTGTACCTTCGGTGATGGAAGTAGAATTATTGTCACAACCAGAGATGCCCAAGTGCTCAAGTCAAGGGCAGATGAACTTTACGAGGTTAAGAGGTTAAATGACTCTGACGCCCTTACGCTTTTTCGCTTGCATGCTTTTGGTCAAAATTCTGATCTTCCAGGGTATGAAGCTTTATCAAAAAGTGCAGCAGATTATGCACATGGCAATCCATTAGCTCTTGAAGTCTTGGGTCTTTCCCTTTACTCCAAAAGCATAAAAGAATGGGAAAGTGCATTGGATAAGTTGAAAACAGATCCAGACAGGACCATTCAAAAAGTGTTGAAAATAAGTTATGATGGATTAGATGACGAAGCAATCCAGGGCATATTTCTCGACATTGCATGCTTCTTCGATGGTGAAGTTGACAGAGAATATGTGGAAAGCATGCTACACCGCAATGAGCAACATTCTGATGGAACAGCAGGAATAAGTGTTCTCATTGATAAATCCTTAATAATTGAATGCCAAAACAAATTGTCCATGCATGCTTTACTACGACAAATGGGTAAGGCTATTGTTTGTGATAAAAACAAAGAACCTGGAAAACGTAGTAGACTGTGGAATGCTAAAGATGTTAGCTATGTATTGGAAAGAAGTACG GGAAGCTCTGAAGTTGAAGGTATATTATTGAATCTGTCTGAACTTAGAAAGGATGTAAAAGTGAAGCCTACAGCATTCTCAAAGATGTACCATCTACGATTTCTTAGAATGCATTGTGACGACAGATTTTGCAATGGAGAAATATTCTACGAGAAAGTAGGATGGGGTCCATACAATAGAGAAGTGCGCCAACAAATATATCTTCCTTATGAAGGTTTAGAGTTTCCTTCTGATGAGCTGAGATATCTTCAGTGGGATTTATACCCTTTAAAAgattttctatcaaattttaGTCCAGAAAATCTTGTTGAACTTGTCATGCGTGATAGCCAACTTGTGGAGCTACATTGGGATGAAAATCag CCCGTTGagaagttgaagaagatggatcTTAGTTATTCTGAGCACCTTATTCAAATACCAAACTTGTGTGGGGCTAGAAATCTTGAAAGTATAAATCTTCAAGGGTGTATAAGTTTGGTTCAGATTCCTTTATGCTTTAAGAATCTGGACAAGCTTGAGCTACTAGTTTTGAGTGATTGTGAGAATCTGAAAGATGGCATGGAAAATCTTCCATTGAATATAAGGGAGTTGAAATTGTGTAGGACAGCAATAGAAGTATTGCCCTTACGAGTTAGGTCTCTTTCGGGTCTATTAGATTTGGATATGAGTGGATGCACTAAACTGAAAGATGGGATAGAAAATCTTCCATCGAATTTAAAGGAGTTAAGACTCTGCGGGACAGCAATACAAGTAGTGCCATCAACAATTGGGTGTCTCATGGGTCTCTCACATTTAGATTTGTATAATTGCGAAAGACTTGAAAGTCTACCGGAAAGCATTTGGAAGTTGGAATCACTGGAATGGCTGGATCTTTCTAATTGCCCAAATCTGATCGAGCTTGAGGACTGTGCAAGTTCATCTCTTCGATATTTGAAAATAAGTGGTTGTACGGGATTGAGATCAATAATTGCGCTTCCACCATCTTTAAATTGTTTGGATGCAAATAATTGCACATCGCTGGTGAAAATATCAAGTTGGTGGACCCCAACCGTACAAGATTATGACCCCCAAGTTcaacatcaaaataataaaagtgaaggggaaatttataattttgagcaATGTCTAAAATTGGATGAAGACACACGTATCATCATTGCTGATTCTGCATGCCGTAGAATTTTGTCTGCTCACGat GATATTTCATATCTGGAAATGGTGTACCCAGGAAATGTAATCCCACGGTGGTTCCATCATCAAGCTTATGGGGAATCATTTATCCAGCTTCCTCCAAATTGGCTTAATACTGATGATTCCCGCTTCAAATTTGTCTTTGTCGCTGTTTTTGCGTTTAAAATTTCTGGGCCAGAAACTAAAATCCGACTCAGATTCAATTTCACGACCAGCATGGACAGTAGTGTCAATTATGAAGATGTTTGCACGCTTCAAGTAAATAACAGCTCAGATCATGTCTTAATTAAGTATGCGACTATCGATTTGAGGCATGTATTTGGGGTAAACTGGTCCTCTGTTTGTAGAATGGTCACCGGGGCTTCTTTCCATGTGTTtatggaggaagaaaaaaaaggcaattgGATGATCAAAAGTTGGGGGCTCCAG GTTATAAACTTCACTGCTTCACGGGATTTGCGGTTATGGGACTTGTCCGCTTCACTATCATCATCTTCTACTCGTCAAAAAAAGTATGACGTGTTTCTCAGTTTCGGAGGTGACGACACCCTTAACAATTTTATTGGACATGTTTATCATGCTCTGTGTCGTAAGCATATCCGGATCTTCAAACACGACGAAAACCGAGAAAGTGGCCATGAGATTTCAGAAATTATGGACGCCATTAACGAATCTAAGATTTGCATGATAGTTTTCTCCAAAGACTTTGCTTCTTCgacatggtgtttggatgacGTGGTTCGCATACTTGATTGCAGGAGAGATTGGGAAGATATCATACTACCCATTTTTTATGGCATAGAACCATCCATTGTACGCAAACAGGATGGGAGTTATGCGGAAGCATTTAATAAACATGAACAGCGTTTCAAGGACAATATGGACAAGGTGCAGCGATGGAGGGATGCTCTCAAGGAAGTGACCAATCTCAGCGGATATGATTCAAAGGATTTTGG GGACGAATACAAGGTAATTGGTCAAATTGTTGGAGATGTCTTGATGAAATTGTTTACAAGATTTTTAACGTATTATTCCCCCCTGGGCTTGGTCGGAATTGAATTTCGTAAAAAAACAATTGAACAATTTTTAGACGTTATTGGCTCATTGGGTGTTTATACTATTGGTCTTTATGGAACGAGGGGTATTGGAAAGACATCCCTTGCTATGACTGTATTTCAAAAGTTATACCATCAATTTGAAAGGCGTTGCTATCTTTGCAATGTTAGAGGAGAATTTAATTTGAGAGAGAGACTTATTTTTGAATTGTTAGACGAAAAACACAATCCAAGCATGGAATGGCCAAGTATTCAAGAGAGATTCCAAGGTACAAAGGTCCTTATTGTCGGGGATGATTTGGATTATGTGGGATGCGAATTTGGCCACGTAATGTCTATGTTCAAATTTGGTAATGGAAGTAGAATCATTGTAACGTCTAGTGATGTGAAGGTGCTTAACATATTGACTGATCAAGTTTATGAGGTTTGTGAGTTTAAATGA